A region of the Trueperaceae bacterium genome:
CGGCCCGCGTCCCCCGCCCCCCGACCGCCGTGCGCGCGGGGTCGCGGGGGCGTCCGCGCCTTCAGTGCAGGCGGTGCGCTTCGTGCGTCAGGTCGCCGGCCAGGAGTCGCTCGACCGCCTCGCGCGCGGGGCCCGGCGCGATCAACATCGCTTCGATGCCGGCGGCCTTCAGGTGCCCCTGCATGCCGCGCCCCATCCCACCGGCCAGGACGACGTCGCACCCCCGGATCGGATCCAGCATCGCGCGGTGGGCGTCCGCCCCCCCGTGACCGTGCCCCGAGCCGTGGGCAGGGTCGGCGTCGGGGTCGCGGGCCGGGTCGTGCGCCGCTTCGTGGGCGTGCCCCCGCCCGTCGCGCGTGGGTTTCTCGA
Encoded here:
- a CDS encoding NifB/NifX family molybdenum-iron cluster-binding protein gives rise to the protein MRIAVVSDDGRTVSAHFGRARSYLVFETKDGVIQAEETLEKPTRDGRGHAHEAAHDPARDPDADPAHGSGHGHGGADAHRAMLDPIRGCDVVLAGGMGRGMQGHLKAAGIEAMLIAPGPAREAVERLLAGDLTHEAHRLH